One genomic segment of Plasmodium vivax chromosome 9, whole genome shotgun sequence includes these proteins:
- a CDS encoding hypothetical protein, conserved (encoded by transcript PVX_092480A) produces the protein MGSALSAPSAAGGEANAANDNGGGNENARTPFFQKLISIIVQMLIMHMVMYFISGGKNKTGSKSGSKIEGHNLTLSNSLEHGDIFDVYLFLSNNHSVDYEYIRKKSKMIQVREKELYTYKKFSKYDQNKFSFYLDDSWKGEKYLSVVMIPLHFYKNRNGAALLNSTIKDEFKKHLLIENIPLTVKMKPFESEEEEKYNLMDDSFKNRKKRIKEKEEKKKGEKKKEEEFYHIKKRIDINIIYDQAKHRISEFNMPHLKRWKINVHNSTYTPPIFLSDFWLIETDYYVLDRTFLKDKDKRTSYISVYDPYRITKSQKDIHSHVMEKNADENKLVQIEINYGTCSFMYYMFIKQMDTSIQMMDKNNQTFSFQNLTNATATKEINMMKKIIMTTNIYMLIFSALFILLHSVFSFFAFKNDMQFWYQNESMEGLSALSVITTFVCDIILALYLYDSESTSWLLLFEMFVGVALSAWKVTKAVHVSFSKSYPYIIMKDKKNYTESMTKKYDKIAVKYVGIVLIPCFIGYAIYSLFYYKYKSWYSYIISVLAGTVYTFGFIMMTPQLYINYKLKSVEHLPWKALIYKSLNTFIDDIAFFLIDMPWMHKLSCFRDDVIFLCYIYQRCIYKVDKNRHEKLTQGQHQVVAQSPPADKKND, from the coding sequence GAGGAGGAAACGAAAATGCGAGGACCCCATTTTTCCAGAAACTTATCTCCATCATTGTGCAAATGCTAATCATGCACATGGTGATGTATTTCATATctggagggaaaaacaaaacgggaTCCAAAAGTGGAAGTAAAATAGAAGGCCACAACTTAACGCTGAGTAATAGCCTAGAACATGGGGACATTTTTGACGTCTACCTATTTCTCAGTAACAACCATTCAGTGGATTATGAATACATAAGAAAGAAGAGTAAGATGATACAAGTGagggaaaaagaattatacacatataaaaAGTTTAGCAAATATGACCAGAATAAGTTTAGCTTTTACCTGGACGATTCTTGGAAGGGAGAAAAGTACCTCAGCGTCGTTATGATTCCTCTtcacttttataaaaatcgtAACGGGGCCGCACTACTAAACAGCACCATAAAGGACGAATTTAAGAAGCACCTTTTAATTGAGAACATCCCGCTGACGGTCAAAATGAAGCCCTTCGAAtcggaggaagaagaaaaatacaatttgATGGACGACAGTTTcaaaaataggaagaaaaggataaaggagaaagaggagaagaagaaaggggaaaaaaaaaaggaagaagaattcTACCACATCAAAAAGAGAATAGATATTAACATTATTTATGATCAAGCGAAACATCGAATTAGCGAATTTAATATGCCTCATTTGAAGAGGTGGAAAATTAACGTACACAACAGTACGTACACCCCTCCGATATTTCTATCCGATTTTTGGCTCATAGAAACGGATTACTACGTATTAGATAGgacctttttaaaagataaggACAAAAGGACGAGTTACATCTCGGTGTATGACCCGTATAGGATAACAAAGAGTCAGAAGGATATTCACTCCCAcgtgatggaaaaaaatgcggaCGAAAATAAGCTAGTACAAATTGAAATAAATTACGGCACCTGCAGctttatgtattatatgttcataaaaCAGATGGATACATCAATACAAATGATGGACAAAAATAACCAGACGTTTTCTTTCCAAAATTTGACCAACGCAACAGCTACGAAAGAAATTAacatgatgaagaaaattattatgactacaaatatttacatgCTGATCTTTTCTGCtctctttattttgctccatTCCGTattctcctttttcgccttcaAAAATGATATGCAATTTTGGTACCAAAATGAGTCCATGGAGGGGCTCTCAGCTCTTAGCGTTATAACCACCTTCGTGTGCGACATTATATTAGCGTTGTATCTGTACGACTCTGAGAGCACATCGTGGTTACTCCTATTCGAGATGTTTGTGGGGGTGGCCCTCTCCGCGTGGAAAGTTACCAAGGCGGTGCATGTCTCCTTCAGCAAATCCTATCCCTACATCATaatgaaagataaaaaaaactacacAGAATCGATGACCAAGAAATATGACAAAATTGCGGTGAAGTACGTTGGAATTGTTCTCATCCCCTGCTTCATTGGCTACGCTATATATTCTCTCTTTTACTATAAATACAAATCTTGGTACTCCTATATCATCTCCGTGCTTGCTGGGACTGTATACACCTTTGGCTTCATTATGATGACCCCGCAGCTGTACATAAATTATAAGTTAAAATCTGTGGAGCACCTGCCATGGAAAGCTCTCATTTACAAATCGCTCAACACCTTCATCGATGACATTGCCTTTTTCCTAATCGACATGCCGTGGATGCACAAGCTTTCTTGCTTTCGAGACGACGTCATCTTTTTGTGCTACATATACCAGAGGTGCATCTATAAGGTGGACAAGAACCGCCACGAGAAGCTGACCCAGGGGCAGCACCAGGTGGTGGCTCAGTCCCCGCCCGCCGACAAGAAGAATGACTAG